One window from the genome of Paramormyrops kingsleyae isolate MSU_618 chromosome 3, PKINGS_0.4, whole genome shotgun sequence encodes:
- the LOC140577521 gene encoding glioma pathogenesis-related protein 1-like, whose amino-acid sequence MAVNSLCLVIWTAIVTSRMNAQPLTDRQKLNISDPIFSELCVRTHNYHRSRVTPPASNMMYMTRDETLAKVAQDWASKCIFSHNPSLQIPYKLHPSFRTVGENIWKGSTALFSVENAIQMWVGESKYYSYQTNQCNGCGHYTQVVWAKSYKVGCASNTCQAGTEIIFVCNYGEAGNVVGRRPYQKGTPCSSCPGKKCLSNLCYGVRESPKEPDSE is encoded by the exons ATGGCGGTCAATTCGCTGTGTCTGGTAATTTGGACAGCAATCGTAACTTCCAGGATGAATGCGCAGCCATTAACTGATCGACAGAAACTCAACATCTCCGATCCAATCTTCAGTGAATTGTGTGTCAGGACCCACAATTACCATCGCTCCAGAGTGACCCCCCCGGCGAGCAACATGATGTACATG ACTCGGGATGAGACTTTAGCAAAAGTTGCTCAGGACTGGGCAAGTAAATGTATCTTCAGCCATAATCCCTCACTGCAAATACCATACAAGCTGCACCCTTCATTCAGAACAGTAGGGGAAAATATCTGGAAGGGATCGACTGCCTTATTCAGCGTGGAGAACGCAATCCAGATGTGGGTTGGCGAATCGAAGTACTACTCCTACCAAACAAACCAATGTAACGGCTGTGGCCATTACACTCAG GTCGTGTGGGCAAAGAGTTACAAGGTCGGTTGTGCTTCCAACACCTGCCAAGCCGGAACAGAAATAATATTCGTGTGCAACTATGGAGAGGC AGGGAACGTCGTGGGACGTCGCCCATATCAGAAAGGAACTCCCTGCTCTTCATGTCCTGGGAAAAAGTGCCTGAGCAATTTGTGCT ATGGGGTTCGAGAATCCCCCAAGGAGCCCGACTCGGAATAG